The Shewanella sp. MTB7 genome includes a window with the following:
- the yjgA gene encoding ribosome biogenesis factor YjgA produces the protein MKVIGDSEHFKQPFDHDEDYVSRADAKREIAVYQELGMKLVVLSKTQIDKLDLDEIIYDNILKTKTIKTNTEAYRRHLQYIGKLMRNVDVEALQLDIKNVLNQNSNESAKQNVAEKLKDQLISEGDAAIQELIEKNPNLDRQKLRQLIRQSKKELIKKPEQISKSATELVKYLRTEVSE, from the coding sequence ATGAAAGTAATCGGTGACTCGGAACATTTTAAACAGCCCTTTGATCATGATGAAGATTATGTCAGTAGAGCCGACGCTAAACGTGAAATAGCCGTTTACCAAGAACTTGGTATGAAGCTAGTTGTACTGAGTAAAACTCAGATCGACAAGTTAGATCTTGACGAAATAATATACGACAACATACTGAAAACAAAGACGATAAAAACCAATACTGAGGCGTACCGTCGTCACTTACAGTATATTGGTAAACTAATGCGCAATGTTGATGTAGAAGCATTACAGTTAGATATCAAAAACGTACTGAATCAAAACAGCAATGAAAGCGCTAAACAAAACGTTGCTGAGAAGCTAAAAGATCAGCTTATTAGTGAAGGCGATGCAGCGATTCAGGAACTCATTGAAAAGAATCCGAATTTGGATAGACAGAAATTACGCCAACTTATTCGTCAATCTAAGAAGGAACTGATTAAGAAACCTGAGCAAATATCTAAGTCAGCAACTGAGTTAGTAAAATATTTACGTACAGAAGTATCAGAATAA
- a CDS encoding ABC transporter permease: MSFWQLVWTELSAIVADKAILVTLFGGVLFYSVLYPLPYLHQVPTDQQVVVVDLDHSSLSRRLIRHVDASPKISVIGQVGSISEAKVWIESGRAHGLLVIPYAFRRDLLLGKGVTLSYGGDASYFLIYSAVVEGLVTAGMDAGKQVQLLGLLAKGESPQQANMNLNSVKINSVPAFNPSLGYTPYVVPGLFLLILHQTLLIGTGILGAGQWRNRGYWQDLSPLKLICGRIAAFMLIYSFFASFYVGFCFYWYQVSIQASLGLVALFLLPFLLATSAAGVALSCVFVRRDLPTQVLLLASMPILFVSGFVWPLALIPEPLIWISQVIPAVPAIMGMLELNQMGASWTSIMPKWLQLWGLFAIFFVLAVYGVSRRLKEGKLV, translated from the coding sequence ATGAGTTTTTGGCAATTAGTGTGGACCGAGCTAAGCGCTATTGTCGCGGATAAGGCTATCCTTGTGACTCTGTTTGGCGGCGTGTTGTTCTACTCGGTTCTCTATCCTTTGCCTTATCTGCATCAAGTGCCGACAGATCAGCAGGTAGTGGTAGTGGATCTGGATCACAGCTCATTGAGTCGTCGCCTGATCCGGCATGTCGATGCGAGTCCGAAAATTAGTGTCATAGGCCAAGTTGGTAGCATAAGTGAAGCTAAGGTTTGGATTGAGTCAGGACGAGCCCATGGACTGTTAGTTATCCCCTATGCTTTTAGGCGAGATTTGTTACTAGGCAAAGGAGTGACCCTAAGCTATGGCGGAGATGCCAGTTATTTCTTGATCTATTCTGCGGTGGTGGAAGGCTTAGTCACAGCTGGTATGGATGCCGGTAAGCAAGTGCAATTACTCGGTCTGTTGGCGAAAGGAGAGTCCCCTCAACAGGCGAACATGAACCTTAACTCGGTTAAGATAAACAGTGTGCCGGCGTTTAATCCAAGCCTTGGCTATACCCCTTATGTTGTCCCTGGGCTTTTCCTGCTGATCTTGCACCAAACTTTACTTATCGGCACTGGGATATTAGGTGCAGGTCAGTGGCGAAATAGAGGGTATTGGCAAGATCTATCTCCACTAAAACTGATCTGTGGTCGTATTGCAGCGTTCATGTTGATCTATTCGTTTTTTGCCAGCTTTTATGTGGGGTTCTGCTTCTACTGGTATCAGGTTAGCATTCAAGCAAGTCTAGGATTGGTGGCACTGTTTTTACTGCCCTTTTTGCTGGCAACTAGTGCGGCAGGCGTGGCATTAAGCTGTGTGTTTGTACGCCGGGATCTGCCAACTCAGGTGCTGCTATTGGCTTCTATGCCTATCTTGTTTGTCTCTGGCTTTGTTTGGCCCTTGGCATTAATTCCTGAGCCGTTGATCTGGATCTCCCAAGTGATCCCCGCGGTTCCGGCTATTATGGGGATGTTAGAGCTTAATCAAATGGGCGCATCATGGACGAGTATCATGCCTAAATGGCTGCAGTTATGGGGCTTGTTTGCTATTTTCTTCGTGCTGGCCGTTTACGGGGTATCGAGAAGGTTGAAAGAAGGTAAGTTAGTCTAG
- a CDS encoding ABC transporter permease, producing the protein MTSIVASIRRELQALWRSPWQLALVSYIPILSILCLWWLFSAGLPRQLPVAIVDHDNSQLSRMLSRKLAANPVISPQSFVDLPAAVTAMRQAEVYGIIVFPYGLKRDLVTGHSPTIDIRYNSQFLLVGKLLSSQIQLTLGAGLLDVAGMKLLFQGVPKSQVAVSLSPVTSQTTALFNRNNNYVGFLVPPVLVALLQLLAMLIFSNSLSRELTPTGSLIAGDGIWLRIGAKIALFTPILLMHGSFILVLLYQYLALPAAGDLVLLILAQTVMLLAIWLVVLLIFFIMRDSARMASFGTAMFAPAFAFMGITFPVHEMPLLAQWWRLIMPSSHYIDSHVSIISYGSTWQTIVVQFASYWGFLFIIPVLIVLSRRIVVEPLTQISLAGESGVKG; encoded by the coding sequence ATGACCAGTATAGTCGCCTCTATTCGACGAGAACTGCAGGCATTATGGCGTTCTCCTTGGCAACTTGCCTTGGTCAGCTATATTCCAATTTTGAGTATACTCTGCCTATGGTGGCTTTTTAGCGCTGGATTACCTAGGCAACTTCCCGTGGCTATTGTCGATCATGACAATAGCCAATTGAGTCGCATGTTGAGTCGAAAACTGGCAGCAAATCCAGTTATCTCCCCTCAAAGCTTTGTGGATCTACCTGCGGCGGTAACAGCTATGAGGCAGGCTGAGGTCTATGGGATCATTGTTTTCCCTTACGGTTTAAAGCGTGATTTAGTGACAGGTCATAGCCCCACCATAGATATACGCTATAACAGTCAGTTTCTGCTGGTGGGCAAGTTACTATCGAGTCAGATCCAGCTAACACTTGGCGCAGGATTACTCGATGTTGCCGGTATGAAGCTACTGTTCCAAGGTGTGCCCAAATCTCAAGTGGCAGTGAGTCTAAGCCCTGTGACGAGTCAGACTACGGCGCTGTTTAATCGCAATAACAACTACGTGGGCTTTCTTGTGCCTCCAGTGTTAGTGGCCTTGTTGCAGCTGTTGGCCATGTTAATCTTCTCCAACAGTCTGAGCCGGGAGCTGACTCCGACAGGAAGTTTGATAGCGGGTGATGGGATCTGGCTGCGGATAGGGGCAAAAATAGCGCTGTTTACACCGATTTTATTAATGCATGGTAGCTTCATTTTGGTGCTGTTATATCAATACCTTGCACTGCCCGCAGCGGGAGATTTAGTCCTGCTGATACTGGCCCAAACTGTGATGTTATTGGCGATATGGTTAGTGGTGCTACTGATATTTTTCATTATGCGTGACAGTGCCCGTATGGCGAGTTTTGGCACCGCGATGTTTGCTCCTGCGTTTGCCTTTATGGGGATAACGTTTCCCGTGCATGAAATGCCCTTGCTTGCTCAGTGGTGGCGTTTAATCATGCCATCGAGTCACTATATTGATTCGCATGTGAGCATTATCAGCTACGGCTCCACTTGGCAGACGATCGTGGTCCAATTTGCCAGTTATTGGGGCTTTTTGTTTATCATTCCTGTGCTTATTGTTTTGTCTCGCCGTATTGTGGTAGAACCCTTGACTCAAATATCATTAGCAGGTGAGTCTGGAGTTAAAGGATGA
- a CDS encoding HlyD family secretion protein has protein sequence MRANRLLAVVALLALVILLGYGLKLAYSPKPQILQGQIEAQEYNVSSKVPGRVEQVLVRRGDVVEEGDLLFAIHSPELDAKLMQAEGGRDAAKAMQLEADSGARKQQVMASKEQWLKAKAASTLGKTTFDRIENLFVEGVVARQKRDEAFTQWQAAKYTEQAALAMYQMTEEGARSETKAAAAGNARMAEGAVNEVSAILADSQMRSPKTGEISEVLLQAGELAPSGFPVVSLIDMNDAWAVFQVREDELKQFTKGNKLILTLPALGRDVEFTVTYVSVMGEFATWRSTESDHDFDMRTFEVELRPDAKIDDLRVGMSVLFAH, from the coding sequence ATGCGTGCTAATCGTCTGCTCGCCGTTGTCGCACTCTTGGCACTGGTGATCCTATTGGGCTACGGCTTAAAGCTGGCTTACAGTCCTAAGCCACAGATCTTGCAGGGACAGATTGAAGCGCAGGAATATAATGTGTCTTCAAAAGTACCGGGTCGGGTAGAACAGGTTTTGGTGCGCCGTGGTGACGTGGTGGAGGAGGGCGATCTGTTATTTGCTATTCACAGTCCAGAGCTTGATGCCAAGCTAATGCAGGCCGAAGGCGGTCGCGATGCAGCTAAAGCGATGCAACTGGAAGCTGATAGCGGTGCTCGTAAACAACAAGTTATGGCTTCTAAGGAGCAGTGGCTGAAGGCAAAGGCGGCGTCAACATTAGGTAAGACGACTTTTGATAGAATCGAAAATCTTTTTGTTGAAGGTGTGGTTGCTAGGCAGAAACGTGATGAAGCTTTTACCCAATGGCAAGCGGCAAAATACACAGAACAAGCCGCACTGGCTATGTATCAGATGACGGAAGAGGGCGCTCGTTCAGAGACTAAAGCGGCCGCTGCGGGTAACGCTCGCATGGCAGAAGGTGCTGTGAATGAAGTGAGCGCTATCTTGGCTGACAGCCAGATGCGTTCGCCAAAAACCGGTGAGATAAGTGAAGTACTATTGCAAGCTGGCGAGCTGGCACCCAGTGGTTTTCCGGTTGTGAGTCTGATTGATATGAACGATGCCTGGGCGGTGTTCCAGGTTCGTGAAGATGAGCTTAAGCAGTTCACTAAAGGCAATAAATTGATACTTACTCTGCCTGCATTAGGGCGTGATGTCGAGTTCACCGTGACCTATGTCAGTGTTATGGGAGAGTTTGCAACTTGGCGTTCGACTGAGAGTGACCATGATTTTGATATGCGCACTTTTGAAGTTGAACTGCGTCCCGATGCAAAGATAGATGATCTGCGTGTCGGTATGTCTGTCCTGTTTGCTCACTAA
- a CDS encoding TolC family protein has product MKITRFVCLSLILVSGTSLAQPMTFTTAWQQLLTVSDKLQAESQEVLRAQAEQEAGEDLGMPSLDINGSYTHLQKPIELDLQDLNPLASLDPGSLPPALGGALASIPSSMFVTPFTEQDIFRASLQAMWPIYTGGKITAAQGIHAAQVVEKEQQLQLVTRDLFTLLVDRYYAVSVTEKLMQTQQQLVASLSEHVDHALKLEEQGQIAKVERLNAQVALENARVSAGSAKRQHEMAMIALSRMLHQRSVTPASQLFMLTNQPSLPRLSQLTMTQHPALRLLEAKEDQASGLIEVEEGRYKPTVFLYGNYTLYEDDSLFSKVEPDWMVGLGVKVPLLSRDGRSGKVQAAKSALLQARYTKAQTQQDLSLLLDQSYRQLQQAQEEAVALNTSLSLAEENLRLREMAFNQGLSTSIDRVDAELKLSAVKMQQLGAKYRYVQSYARLMSISGQLDDFIGRTNRL; this is encoded by the coding sequence ATGAAAATAACCCGGTTCGTTTGCTTGTCTCTGATCTTAGTATCAGGTACTTCTCTGGCTCAACCGATGACGTTTACCACTGCGTGGCAGCAGTTATTGACCGTGAGCGATAAGCTTCAGGCCGAATCTCAAGAAGTGTTGCGGGCTCAAGCTGAGCAGGAAGCAGGTGAAGATCTTGGCATGCCTTCTCTTGATATCAATGGTAGTTATACTCATCTCCAAAAACCGATCGAGCTGGATCTTCAGGATCTCAATCCGTTAGCTTCGCTCGATCCTGGCAGCTTACCCCCAGCTCTGGGCGGTGCATTGGCCAGTATTCCAAGTTCAATGTTTGTCACCCCCTTTACCGAACAAGATATTTTCCGTGCAAGTCTACAAGCCATGTGGCCCATCTATACTGGTGGCAAGATCACCGCAGCTCAAGGGATCCATGCTGCCCAAGTGGTGGAGAAAGAACAGCAGTTGCAACTCGTCACCCGAGATCTGTTTACTCTGTTAGTCGACAGATATTACGCCGTGTCAGTGACAGAGAAGTTAATGCAGACGCAGCAGCAATTAGTTGCCTCTTTATCTGAACATGTGGATCATGCCCTTAAATTGGAAGAACAAGGTCAGATCGCTAAGGTTGAAAGGCTCAATGCGCAAGTCGCGCTAGAGAATGCTCGAGTGAGTGCTGGCAGTGCTAAGCGTCAACATGAGATGGCGATGATCGCGTTATCTCGTATGTTACATCAACGCAGTGTGACTCCAGCATCTCAGTTATTCATGCTGACAAATCAGCCCTCGCTACCACGCTTGAGTCAGTTAACCATGACTCAGCATCCGGCATTAAGATTACTCGAAGCTAAAGAAGATCAAGCGAGTGGTTTGATCGAGGTCGAAGAAGGACGTTATAAACCCACCGTTTTTCTCTACGGTAATTACACCTTGTATGAAGATGACAGCCTGTTCTCTAAGGTTGAGCCAGATTGGATGGTAGGTTTAGGTGTTAAGGTGCCTCTACTAAGCCGAGACGGACGCAGTGGTAAAGTGCAAGCGGCGAAAAGTGCGCTGCTACAAGCTAGATATACTAAGGCGCAAACTCAGCAAGACTTAAGTCTGTTACTTGATCAAAGTTACCGTCAACTGCAACAGGCGCAAGAGGAAGCCGTAGCGCTTAATACGTCATTGAGTCTGGCTGAAGAAAATCTACGTCTGCGTGAAATGGCTTTTAATCAAGGTTTGTCGACTTCAATAGATAGAGTCGATGCCGAACTGAAGCTTAGCGCCGTAAAAATGCAGCAACTCGGTGCCAAATACCGTTATGTTCAGTCCTATGCACGTTTGATGAGTATCAGCGGACAATTGGATGATTTTATCGGTCGTACGAACAGGTTATAA
- the tldD gene encoding metalloprotease TldD, whose product MPFLTQVEQSLLQDGQSLSDLQGYLNIIHQHDVDFSDLYFQGSRHESWVLEDGIVKEGSFHIERGVGVRAITGEKTGFAYADEITPAALIASAEAARSIASSGGNGRVQAWKRQDVNALYLSDDPIAAMEEVKKIALLKEADAYIRSLDSRIIQVVLSLSGVHEEILVAASDGTLAADIRPLVRFNCSVILEENDKRERGASGGGGRHGYEILMETDDTGLPMCFSFAREAVRQAAVNLTAIDAPAGQMPVVLGAGWPGVLLHEAVGHGLEGDFNRKGSSAFSGLVGQQVASKLVTVVDDGTMPNRRGSLSIDDEGVITQKTVLIQDGILKGYMQDKLNARLMGEQSTGNGRRESYAHLPMPRMTNTYMEAGESDPAEIIKSVKNGIYAPNFGGGQVDITSGKFVFSASEAYLIENGEVTQAIKGATLIGNGPEAMGQISMVGNDLALDQGVGVCGKDGQSVPVGVGQPTLKLDCLTVGGTA is encoded by the coding sequence ATGCCATTTTTAACCCAAGTTGAACAAAGCTTATTGCAAGATGGACAATCACTGAGTGATCTACAGGGTTACCTGAATATTATTCATCAGCATGACGTCGACTTTTCCGATCTCTATTTTCAAGGAAGCCGTCATGAGTCTTGGGTGTTAGAAGATGGCATAGTAAAAGAGGGCAGTTTTCATATCGAGCGTGGTGTGGGTGTACGAGCGATTACCGGTGAGAAAACTGGCTTTGCCTACGCTGATGAAATAACACCAGCAGCATTAATTGCATCGGCTGAGGCCGCTCGTAGCATAGCTTCATCAGGTGGAAATGGTCGTGTGCAGGCGTGGAAGCGCCAAGACGTTAACGCCTTGTATTTGAGTGATGATCCTATTGCAGCAATGGAAGAGGTGAAAAAAATTGCGCTGCTTAAAGAGGCCGATGCTTATATTCGTAGTCTGGATAGTCGCATCATTCAGGTGGTGTTGAGTCTTTCTGGTGTGCATGAAGAGATTTTGGTTGCAGCAAGTGACGGTACGTTAGCAGCCGATATTCGTCCTTTAGTGCGTTTTAACTGTAGCGTTATCTTAGAAGAAAACGATAAACGTGAACGTGGTGCAAGCGGTGGTGGCGGACGTCATGGATATGAGATCTTGATGGAAACTGATGATACTGGTTTACCCATGTGTTTCTCGTTTGCCCGTGAAGCTGTGCGTCAAGCCGCAGTGAATTTAACCGCTATCGACGCTCCAGCAGGCCAGATGCCTGTAGTGCTTGGTGCGGGTTGGCCTGGTGTTTTGTTACATGAAGCGGTTGGTCATGGATTAGAGGGCGATTTTAATCGCAAAGGTAGCAGTGCATTTAGTGGTTTAGTGGGTCAGCAAGTAGCATCTAAGTTAGTGACTGTGGTTGATGATGGCACTATGCCTAATCGTCGTGGATCATTGAGTATCGATGATGAAGGCGTGATCACTCAGAAGACAGTACTTATCCAAGATGGAATTTTAAAAGGTTATATGCAAGACAAACTCAATGCGCGTCTTATGGGCGAGCAGTCAACGGGTAATGGCCGTCGTGAATCTTATGCCCACTTGCCGATGCCGCGTATGACTAATACGTATATGGAAGCGGGAGAGTCAGATCCTGCCGAGATCATTAAGTCAGTTAAAAATGGTATCTATGCACCTAATTTTGGTGGCGGCCAAGTCGACATAACCTCAGGTAAGTTCGTCTTCTCAGCCTCAGAAGCCTATTTAATTGAGAATGGTGAAGTCACCCAAGCGATCAAGGGCGCGACGTTAATCGGCAATGGCCCTGAAGCTATGGGACAGATCTCCATGGTCGGTAACGATTTAGCGCTGGATCAAGGCGTTGGCGTTTGTGGTAAAGATGGCCAGAGTGTACCAGTAGGCGTCGGTCAACCAACGCTTAAGTTAGACTGCTTAACTGTCGGTGGAACAGCGTAA
- a CDS encoding carbon-nitrogen hydrolase family protein has protein sequence MQISLLQCQSSRDVSANLKYIESQLNLLPRDLAEPQLVVLPECCLLFGGHESQQLEYAGEPGSDTTELKTAMSLLAAKYDIYLVAGTIPVRSEDGRVYSRTYLFDNLGKVLSDYDKLHLFDVDVADGTKEYRESDTFCPGDKISVIDTPFGKLGLAICYDLRFPDLFRAMRLAGAELIALPSAFTQVTGAAHWQPLLQARAIETQCFILAAAQWGKHNQGSRETWGQSMIVDPWGRVQAQKMDGCGWVQAKLDKSEQVKIRQQMPVSKNNRFSAPKLLRKDA, from the coding sequence ATGCAGATCAGCCTATTACAATGTCAAAGCAGTCGAGACGTATCGGCGAACCTGAAGTATATAGAGTCGCAGCTTAATCTGCTTCCACGAGATCTTGCTGAGCCACAGTTAGTTGTTTTACCTGAGTGTTGTCTGCTTTTCGGTGGTCACGAGAGCCAGCAGCTTGAATATGCAGGTGAGCCAGGTTCAGACACGACAGAGCTGAAAACAGCCATGTCACTGCTGGCTGCTAAATATGATATCTACCTCGTGGCAGGGACTATACCGGTTCGATCTGAGGATGGACGCGTCTATAGCCGTACATACTTGTTTGATAATCTGGGTAAAGTATTAAGCGACTATGATAAATTACACCTGTTTGATGTCGATGTTGCTGATGGCACCAAAGAGTATAGAGAGAGTGACACCTTTTGTCCCGGTGACAAGATTAGTGTGATAGATACGCCGTTTGGAAAATTAGGCTTGGCTATCTGTTATGATCTTCGTTTTCCGGACCTATTTAGAGCGATGCGCTTAGCGGGAGCTGAACTTATTGCACTGCCCTCAGCATTTACTCAGGTTACAGGCGCTGCACATTGGCAACCTCTGCTTCAAGCTCGTGCCATTGAGACTCAATGTTTTATTTTAGCCGCAGCTCAATGGGGTAAGCACAATCAAGGTAGTCGAGAGACCTGGGGCCAAAGTATGATCGTCGATCCTTGGGGACGAGTTCAGGCACAAAAAATGGATGGATGTGGCTGGGTTCAAGCTAAGCTAGATAAGAGTGAGCAGGTTAAGATCCGTCAACAGATGCCAGTATCGAAAAATAACCGTTTTTCAGCACCAAAGTTGCTACGAAAAGATGCTTAA